A single window of Taeniopygia guttata chromosome 1, bTaeGut7.mat, whole genome shotgun sequence DNA harbors:
- the LOC100223483 gene encoding high affinity choline transporter 1 has protein sequence MFQVLGSIPWQTYFQRVLSAASTGQARLISYLSGLGCFAMAIPSVLIGAVAASTDWNQTSYGLPSPFERGESAMILPLVLQHLCPAYISITGLGAIAAAVMSSADSALLSTGSMFAHNIYRKILRKKASETEVLWAMRTSMLVFGAGAAGLAYYSSSVYNLWFLSGELVYALLFPQLCCALFAPSTNTYGSAAGFLVGLLLRLLAGEPALSIPPVIRYPACSLVNGTYSQLFPFKTFTVLLTLGTILAVSHLAKALFQHNLLPRSWDVCNITEGTAILIPLQQVEKQEHLLTTALEENHD, from the exons ATGTTTCAGGTGCTTGGGAGCATCCCGTGGCAGACTTACTTCCAAAGGGTGCTCTCTGCTGCCTCGACAGGACAGGCAAGGCTCATCTCCTACCTCTCTGGACTCGGGTGCTTTGCAATGGCCATCCCCTCAGTGCTCATTGGGGCAGTCGCAGCATCAACAG actGGAATCAGACAAGCTATGGTCTTCCAAGTCCATTTGAGAGAGGGGAGTCAGCGATGATCCTACCACTCGTTTTACAACATCTCTGCCCAGCATATATCTCCATTACCGGTTTGGGAGCCATCGCTGCTGCTGTGATGTCTTCTGCAGATTCAGCTCTTCTCTCCACTGGCTCCATGTTCGCTCACAATATCTACAGGAAAATCCTGAGGAAAAAG GCGTCAGAGACAGAGGTGCTGTGGGCCATGAGGACCTCCATGTTGGTGtttggggctggggctgctggtcTGGCGTATTATTCCAGCTCTGTCTACAACCTCTGGTTCCTCAGCGGGGAGCTGGTGTAtgccctcctcttcccccagctctgctgtgccctctTTGCACCCAGCACGAACACCTATGGATCAGCTGCTGGCTTCTTGGTTGGGCTCCTGCTGAGGCTACTGGCAGGGGAGCCTGCCCTGAGCATTCCCCCTGTCATCCGCTACCCAGCCTGCTCCCTGGTGAATGGGACCTACAGCCAACTCTTCCCCTTTAAAACATTCACGGTGCTTCTTACCTTGGGCACAATCCTTGCTGTTTCACACCTGGCCAAGGCCCTGTTTCAGCACAACCTCCTCCCTCGCAGCTGGGATGTTTGCAATATCACAGAGGGAACGGCCATCCTCATTCCCTTGCAGCAGGTGGAGAAACAGGAGCATTTGCTGACCACTGCACTAGAAGAGAACCACGATTAA
- the VSTM5 gene encoding V-set and transmembrane domain-containing protein 5: MAGQRLPFLSQLHLQPGWAIAGCEAGSARRPLRGELGAAPAPRREREEEEGEKRGRGLGQAAPGVGPRRPARPLRCNPWGIGFPLMRPLRGSRGRSVVVGTVTLCLAAGWALQTPGGVSLVVPQLNINATVAQNILLSVEYFCQGVATIEWKHVSSWGTTSIVEWRSGSYVNISTVYKDRVTTFENGSIQLRNVGMRDAGYYFVTIMEEHGTNAYGTIIVNVYEIIYEDLHFVAVLFVFLAAVSAILICFMWLCNKSLHLFQKKTTHKLTASTTEEIELETIEC; this comes from the exons ATGGCCGGGCAGCGCCTGCCCTTCCTCAGCCAATTGCATCTCCAGCCGGGATGGGCGATCGCGGGCTGTGAGGCGGGGAGCGCCCGGCGGCCGCTGCGGGGGGAGCtgggggcggccccggcgccgcggcgggagcgggaggaagaggagggagagaagcgAGGGAGAGGCCTGGGGCAGGCAGCCCCCGGGGTCGGGCCGCGCCGGCCGGCCCGGCCACTTAGATGCAACCCCTGGGGCATCGGCTTTCCGCTGATGAGACCGCTGCGGGGCTCCCGAGGCCGGAGCGTCGTCGTGGGGACCGTCACCCTCTGCCTGGCCGCCGGGTGGGCTCTGCAGA CTCCCGGAGGAGTATCCTTAGTTGTCCCACAACTCAACATCAATGCAACAGTGGCACAAAACATCCTCCTCTCAGTTGAATACTTTTGCCAAGGTGTGGCCACTATTGAGTGGAAGCATGTGTCAAGCTGGGGCACCACCAGCATTGTTGAGTGGAGAAGTGGGAGTTATGTCAACATATCCACGGTCTACAAGGACAGAGTGACTACTTTTGAAAATGGCTCTATACAGCTTCGGAATGTGGGCATGAGAGATGCTGGCTACTATTTTGTCACTATAATGGAGGAGCACGGAACCAATGCCTATGGCACCATCATAGTCAATGTTTACG AGATTATCTATGAAGATTTGCATTTTGTAGCAGTTCTCTTCGTATTTCTCGCTGCAGTATCTGCCATTCTAATCTGCTTCATGTGGCTGTGTAATAAATCTCTGCATCTGTTTCAGAAGAAGACAACACACAAACTAACAG CAAGTACAACAGAAGAGATTGAACTGGAAACCATTGAGTGCTAG